One genomic window of Streptomyces sp. WP-1 includes the following:
- a CDS encoding APC family permease, with amino-acid sequence MTDTLRPVETSLPEATDSPQKLKRSIGVVGGTLLTLSCVTPASTLFVIVPDLFSSLGTATALCLAIGALLCIPVAFCYSELGTLIPSAGGEYAIVSTLAGRLSGWLAFVMSLLVVMIVPPVIAMGTADYLAPIVHLDPSWTGAGVMIAATLAGLLDLRANAWITGIFLVLEVIAAGVVAVLGFAHSHRGLGALTSFQIAGEHAHVNPVTAMMVLSGLAIALFATQGFSTAVYLSEELENPRRNVARTVLATLAISSVVILVPVTAITLGAGDLTSLTGGNISSMVIAWSNSAVGTFVSLCVALAIINAGIVMVIQNSRVLFASARDKAWPSPVNNALSKLGRFGSPWVATLVVGVPGALLCFVNLDTLYGVTGVAVTALYLLVAVASLLARRGHHGTRKAWRMPLWPAMPVLLIAVLAYILVEQEVSYLLWTGGITVVATLYWALYLRPRQQTRWLVSVPEDAQEA; translated from the coding sequence ATGACCGACACGCTCCGCCCTGTCGAGACGAGCCTCCCGGAGGCCACGGACAGTCCTCAGAAGCTCAAGCGCTCCATCGGCGTGGTCGGCGGCACCCTGCTCACTCTGTCGTGCGTCACACCGGCCTCCACGCTCTTCGTGATCGTGCCGGACCTGTTCTCCAGCCTGGGCACCGCGACCGCGCTCTGCCTCGCCATCGGCGCGCTGCTCTGTATCCCGGTCGCCTTCTGCTACTCCGAGCTGGGCACCCTGATCCCCAGCGCGGGCGGCGAGTACGCCATCGTCTCCACCCTGGCGGGCCGGCTGTCCGGCTGGCTGGCGTTCGTGATGTCGCTCCTCGTCGTGATGATCGTCCCCCCGGTCATCGCGATGGGCACCGCCGACTACCTGGCCCCGATCGTCCACCTCGACCCGTCCTGGACGGGCGCGGGCGTGATGATCGCCGCCACCCTCGCGGGCCTGCTCGACCTGCGCGCCAACGCCTGGATCACCGGCATCTTCCTGGTTCTTGAGGTCATCGCGGCCGGCGTCGTCGCCGTCCTCGGCTTCGCCCACTCCCACCGCGGCCTGGGCGCCCTCACCTCCTTCCAGATCGCCGGCGAGCACGCCCACGTCAACCCGGTGACGGCCATGATGGTCCTCTCGGGGCTCGCCATCGCGCTCTTCGCCACCCAGGGCTTCTCCACCGCCGTCTACCTCTCCGAGGAACTGGAGAACCCGCGCCGCAACGTCGCCCGCACCGTCCTCGCCACGCTGGCCATCTCCAGCGTGGTCATCCTGGTGCCGGTCACCGCGATCACCCTGGGCGCCGGTGACCTGACCTCCCTGACCGGCGGCAACATCTCCAGCATGGTCATCGCCTGGAGCAACTCGGCCGTCGGCACCTTCGTCAGCCTCTGCGTCGCCCTCGCGATCATCAACGCGGGCATCGTGATGGTCATCCAGAACTCCCGCGTCCTGTTCGCCTCCGCCCGCGACAAGGCCTGGCCCTCGCCGGTCAACAACGCCCTGTCCAAGCTCGGCCGCTTCGGCTCCCCCTGGGTCGCCACCCTGGTCGTGGGCGTCCCCGGCGCGCTCCTCTGCTTCGTCAACCTGGACACGCTCTACGGCGTGACCGGCGTCGCCGTCACCGCCCTCTACCTGCTGGTCGCCGTCGCCTCCCTGCTCGCCCGCCGCGGCCACCACGGCACCCGCAAGGCCTGGCGGATGCCGCTGTGGCCCGCCATGCCGGTCCTGCTGATCGCCGTGCTGGCCTACATCCTGGTCGAGCAGGAGGTCTCGTACCTGCTCTGGACCGGCGGCATCACCGTCGTCGCCACCCTCTACTGGGCGCTCTACCTCCGCCCCCGGCAGCAGACCCGCTGGCTGGTGTCCGTCCCCGAGGACGCCCAGGAGGCCTGA
- the mmsA gene encoding CoA-acylating methylmalonate-semialdehyde dehydrogenase, producing MTKIVNHWIGGKTVDGASGTYGPVTDPATGAVTTKVAFASVEEVDAAVAAAKDAFATWGRSSLAQRTTILFRFRALLDAHRDEIAELITAEHGKVHSDALGEVARGLEIVDLACGINVQLKGELSTQVASGVDVASIRQPLGVVAGITPFNFPAMVPMWMFPIAVATGNTFVLKPSEKDPSASLRIAELLAEAGLPDGVFNVVHGDKVAVDRLLEHPDVKAVSFVGSTPIARYIHATASANGKRVQALGGAKNHMLVLPDADLDAAADAAVSAAYGSAGERCMAISAVVAVGAIGDELVAKIRERAEKIKIGPGDDPASEMGPLITAAHRDKVASYVTGAAAEGAEVVLDGTGHTVEGYEDGHWIGISLLDKVPTTAKAYQDEIFGPVLCVLRVDTYEEGVALMNASPFGNGTAIFTRDGGAARRFQLEIEAGMVGVNVPIPVPVGYHSFGGWKDSLFGDHHIYGNDGTHFYTRGKVVTTRWPDPADAPAGVDLGFPRNH from the coding sequence ATGACGAAGATCGTCAACCACTGGATCGGCGGGAAGACCGTCGACGGCGCGTCGGGCACGTACGGGCCGGTCACCGACCCCGCGACCGGCGCGGTCACCACCAAGGTCGCCTTCGCCTCCGTCGAGGAGGTGGACGCGGCGGTCGCCGCCGCCAAGGACGCCTTCGCGACCTGGGGCCGGTCCTCGCTGGCCCAGCGCACCACGATCCTCTTCAGGTTCCGGGCGCTGCTGGACGCGCACCGCGACGAGATCGCGGAGCTGATCACCGCCGAGCACGGCAAGGTGCACTCCGACGCGCTCGGCGAGGTCGCCCGCGGCCTGGAGATCGTGGACCTGGCCTGCGGCATCAACGTGCAGCTCAAGGGCGAGCTGTCCACGCAGGTCGCGAGCGGCGTGGACGTGGCCTCGATCCGCCAGCCCCTCGGCGTGGTCGCGGGCATCACGCCGTTCAACTTCCCGGCGATGGTCCCGATGTGGATGTTCCCGATCGCCGTCGCGACCGGCAACACCTTCGTGCTCAAGCCGAGCGAGAAGGACCCCTCCGCCTCCCTGCGCATCGCGGAGCTGCTGGCCGAGGCCGGGCTCCCGGACGGCGTGTTCAACGTGGTGCACGGCGACAAGGTGGCCGTGGACCGGCTCCTGGAGCACCCGGACGTGAAGGCCGTCTCCTTCGTCGGCTCCACCCCGATCGCCCGCTACATCCATGCCACCGCCTCCGCCAACGGCAAGCGCGTGCAGGCCCTGGGCGGCGCCAAGAACCACATGCTGGTGCTGCCGGACGCCGATCTGGACGCGGCGGCCGACGCGGCCGTCTCCGCGGCCTACGGTTCGGCCGGCGAGCGCTGCATGGCGATCTCGGCGGTCGTCGCGGTCGGCGCCATCGGCGACGAGCTGGTGGCGAAGATCCGCGAGCGCGCCGAGAAGATCAAGATCGGTCCGGGCGACGACCCCGCCTCCGAGATGGGCCCGCTGATCACCGCCGCCCACCGCGACAAGGTCGCCTCCTACGTCACCGGCGCCGCCGCCGAGGGCGCCGAGGTCGTCCTGGACGGCACCGGCCACACGGTCGAGGGGTACGAGGACGGCCACTGGATCGGCATCTCGCTGCTGGACAAGGTGCCGACGACCGCCAAGGCGTACCAGGACGAGATCTTCGGCCCGGTGCTGTGCGTGCTGCGCGTGGACACCTACGAGGAGGGCGTGGCCCTCATGAACGCCTCGCCGTTCGGCAACGGCACCGCGATCTTCACCCGGGACGGCGGCGCCGCCCGCCGCTTCCAGCTGGAGATCGAGGCCGGCATGGTCGGAGTCAACGTGCCGATCCCGGTGCCGGTGGGCTACCACTCCTTCGGTGGCTGGAAGGACTCGCTCTTCGGCGACCACCACATCTACGGCAACGACGGCACGCACTTCTACACCCGCGGCAAGGTCGTCACCACCCGCTGGCCCGACCCGGCCGACGCCCCCGCCGGCGTCGACCTCGGGTTCCCGCGCAACCACTGA
- the iolD gene encoding 3D-(3,5/4)-trihydroxycyclohexane-1,2-dione acylhydrolase (decyclizing): MTTRLTVAQALVRFLTAQHTERDGERHRLIGATWGIFGHGNVAGIGQALVEYAGVMPYHQGRNEQSMVHAAVGYARQCGRLAAHAVTTSIGPGATNLVTGAALATVNHLPVLLLPGDVFATRPADPVLQQLEVPHAGDVSVNDTLRPVSRYFDRITRPEQLIPSALAAVRVLTDPVETGAVTLALPQDVQAEAYDWPEEFFAERVWTVRRPGPDPAELARAAAAVRAARRPLIVAGGGVRHSRAEAALATFAGARGIPVASTQAGKGALRYDHPQDVGGIGHTGTATADELARTADLVIGVGTRFTDFTTASGTLFQHPDVRFLHLNIAPHDAHKLAALPLVADARTGLEELSEALASHTADGAYVDEYTAGKARWERRVDACFASPDPAARPTQAQVIGALDALVDESDIVINAAGSLPGDLHRLWRARSRDQYHLEYGYSCMGYEIPAALGVKLAAPGRPVWALVGDGTYLMMPTEIVTAVQEGIAIKVLLVQNHGYASIGGLSEAVGGERFGTAYRFRTQEGTYTGAPLPVDLAANAASLGMRVLRAGNVRELRAALAEARAADTPTCVYVETETSDTVSGAPGAQAWWDVPVAASATRTPAVTAREQYERHVSTRRRHL, translated from the coding sequence ATGACGACCCGGCTCACCGTCGCCCAGGCGCTCGTCCGCTTCCTCACCGCCCAGCACACCGAACGCGACGGCGAGCGGCACCGGCTGATCGGCGCCACCTGGGGCATCTTCGGCCACGGGAACGTCGCGGGCATCGGGCAGGCACTGGTCGAGTACGCGGGCGTGATGCCGTACCACCAGGGCCGCAACGAGCAGTCCATGGTGCACGCGGCCGTCGGCTACGCCCGCCAGTGCGGACGCCTGGCCGCCCACGCGGTGACGACCTCCATCGGCCCCGGCGCCACCAACCTCGTCACCGGCGCCGCCCTCGCCACCGTCAACCACCTCCCCGTCTTGCTGCTCCCCGGCGACGTCTTCGCCACCCGCCCCGCCGACCCGGTCCTCCAGCAGCTGGAGGTGCCGCACGCGGGCGATGTCTCGGTCAACGACACGCTGCGCCCGGTCTCCCGCTACTTCGACCGGATCACCCGCCCCGAGCAGCTGATCCCGAGCGCGCTCGCGGCCGTGCGGGTGCTCACCGACCCGGTGGAGACCGGTGCGGTCACCCTCGCCCTGCCGCAGGACGTGCAGGCGGAGGCGTACGACTGGCCCGAGGAGTTCTTCGCCGAGCGGGTGTGGACCGTACGGCGCCCGGGCCCGGACCCCGCCGAACTGGCCCGCGCGGCGGCGGCCGTCCGGGCCGCCCGCCGCCCCCTGATCGTCGCGGGCGGCGGCGTCCGCCACAGCCGCGCCGAGGCGGCCCTCGCCACGTTCGCCGGAGCGAGGGGCATCCCCGTCGCGTCCACCCAGGCCGGCAAGGGCGCGCTGCGGTACGACCATCCGCAGGACGTCGGCGGGATCGGCCACACCGGCACCGCGACCGCCGACGAACTGGCGCGCACCGCCGACCTGGTGATCGGCGTCGGCACCCGCTTCACCGACTTCACCACCGCCTCCGGCACCCTCTTCCAGCACCCGGACGTCCGCTTCCTGCACCTGAACATCGCGCCCCACGACGCCCACAAACTGGCCGCGCTGCCCCTGGTCGCGGACGCCCGCACCGGCCTGGAGGAGCTGAGCGAGGCGCTGGCGTCCCACACGGCGGACGGCGCGTACGTGGACGAGTACACGGCGGGCAAGGCGCGCTGGGAGCGGCGCGTCGACGCCTGCTTCGCGAGCCCCGACCCCGCCGCCCGGCCGACCCAAGCGCAGGTCATCGGCGCGCTGGACGCCCTGGTGGACGAGTCGGACATCGTGATCAACGCGGCCGGTTCGCTCCCCGGCGATCTGCACAGGCTGTGGCGGGCGCGCTCCCGCGACCAGTACCACCTGGAGTACGGCTACTCCTGCATGGGCTACGAGATCCCGGCCGCGCTCGGCGTGAAGCTGGCGGCGCCGGGGCGCCCCGTCTGGGCGCTGGTCGGGGACGGCACGTATCTGATGATGCCGACCGAGATCGTGACCGCCGTCCAGGAGGGCATCGCGATCAAGGTGCTGCTGGTGCAGAACCACGGGTACGCGTCCATCGGCGGGCTCTCGGAGGCGGTGGGCGGCGAGCGGTTCGGCACCGCGTACCGGTTTCGGACGCAGGAGGGCACCTACACGGGCGCCCCGCTGCCCGTCGATCTCGCGGCCAACGCGGCCAGCCTGGGGATGCGGGTGCTGCGGGCGGGGAACGTCCGGGAACTGCGCGCGGCGCTCGCCGAGGCGCGGGCCGCCGACACTCCCACATGTGTCTACGTCGAGACCGAAACGTCCGACACTGTGTCGGGCGCGCCCGGGGCGCAGGCCTGGTGGGATGTTCCTGTGGCCGCGAGCGCGACCCGAACCCCCGCGGTCACGGCACGTGAGCAGTACGAACGGCACGTCTCGACCCGACGCCGCCATCTGTGA